A window of the Candidatus Eisenbacteria bacterium genome harbors these coding sequences:
- a CDS encoding glycosyltransferase, with the protein LGRLEPEALAPFVAAARALVLPSRSEETFGLAAAEALLAGRPVIAANLGALPELVEHEVTGLLVAAGDAEGFGAAAQHVLADELSAARWGRAGQERLRTSLDPARHVAAVTALFERVLLSARR; encoded by the coding sequence GCTCGGACGGCTCGAGCCCGAGGCGCTGGCGCCGTTCGTCGCCGCCGCGCGCGCGCTGGTGCTGCCGTCGCGTTCCGAGGAGACGTTCGGACTCGCGGCCGCGGAAGCCCTGCTCGCGGGCCGACCGGTGATCGCCGCGAATCTCGGCGCGCTGCCCGAACTGGTCGAGCACGAGGTGACGGGCCTGCTGGTCGCCGCCGGCGATGCCGAGGGGTTCGGTGCCGCCGCGCAGCATGTGCTGGCCGATGAGCTGAGTGCCGCGCGCTGGGGTCGGGCGGGGCAGGAGCGCCTGCGCACCTCGCTGGATCCCGCTCGCCATGTGGCGGCGGTGACCGCGTTGTTCGAACGCGTGCTGCTGTCGGCGAGGCGTTGA